The following coding sequences lie in one Rutidosis leptorrhynchoides isolate AG116_Rl617_1_P2 chromosome 4, CSIRO_AGI_Rlap_v1, whole genome shotgun sequence genomic window:
- the LOC139904023 gene encoding uncharacterized protein, with protein sequence MERIAKLLYDASLEGNVTTLKMLIQEDPLILDKITLNHYDDMPLHIASLLGHLDFVKEVLIRKPELSMEYDSQKRLALHIAAAKGHVEIVRALVSAKPMTCSSLDRDGRNAIHLAAIRGRYEVVKELMQVHPHAARAMVQQDTILHLCVKYNQLEVLKLLIDTIGDHEFVNSKDIDGNTILHLAVADKQTETVDFLVLNTKIDVNAVNKKGETCIEMLSQGPNGMKDHQIVRSLMHVGALDKNKNKEGFTGHPKTKIWFDDMDKKQNIKQKPKKKDKYLENKRNTLMLIATFLATMAFQVGVNPPSGVWQDTKDGHTAGKSVMVKNHESLYHTFLISNTLGFVSTLSIVLLLISGLPVLKRSTVLLRIMMGIMWVATISMLVTYTVSMWAVSPETSSKVLKRIVLSIVAACAGLMTFIFIGLSDRIEEILESVPVVKKQAEIEI encoded by the exons ATGGAGAGAATTGCAAAACTTCTTTATGATGCATCACTAGAAGGAAACGTAACAACATTAAAAATGTTGATTCAAGAAGATCCACTCATTCTTGATAAAATTACACTAAACCATTACGACGACATGCCACTTCACATTGCATCGTTACTTGGCCATCTTGATTTTGTCAAGGAGGTTCTAATCCGAAAGCCCGAGCTTTCAATGGAGTACGATTCACAAAAACGCTTGGCTCTTCATATAGCAGCTGCAAAAGGGCATGTGGAAATAGTTAGAGCTCTTGTATCAGCTAAACCTATGACGTGTAGTTCGCTTGATCGTGATGGGAGAAACGCTATTCATCTAGCAGCGATTAGAGGACGATACGAAGTTGTGAAAGAGCTCATGCAAGTTCACCCTCATGCAGCTAGAGCCATGGTGCAACAAGACACCATCTTGCACTTGTGTGTCAAGTATAACCAACTTGAGGTTTTGAAGTTGTTAATAGACACTATAGGTGATCATGAGTTTGTTAACAGTAAAGATATTGATGGCAATACTATACTGCACCTAGCTGTGGCTGACAAACAAACCGAG ACTGTAGACTTCTTGGTACTCAATACAAAAATAGATGTGAATGCTGTAAACAAGAAGGGGGAAACATGTATCGAAATGCTATCTCAAGGTCCAAATGGTATGAAAGATCATCAAATCGTACGATCACTAATGCATGTGGGAGCTCTCGATAAGAACAAGAATAAAGAAGGCTTTACTGGACACCCCAAAACCAAAATTTGGTTTGATGATATGGACAAGAAACAGAACATAAAACAAAAGCCGAAGAAGAAGGATAAATATTTGGAGAATAAGCGAAATACTTTAATGTTGATCGCAACATTTTTAGCAACAATGGCTTTTCAAGTAGGAGTTAATCCGCCAAGTGGCGTTTGGCAAGACACAAAAGACGGTCATACGGCTGGAAAGTCTGTCATGGTTAAAAATCACGAATCTTTATACCATACTTTTTTGATTTCGAACACTCTGGGATTTGTTTCGACTCTTAGCATAGTTTTGTTGCTTATTAGCGGACTGCCTGTATTGAAGCGTAGTACTGTACTATTGCGGATTATGATGGGCATAATGTGGGTGGCTACGATTTCTATGTTGGTCACGTATACGGTGTCCATGTGGGCTGTGAGTCCAGAAACCAGCTCGAAAGTTCTCAAGCGAATCGTGTTAAGTATTGTTGCGGCATGTGCAGGGTTGATGACTTTCATATTTATCGGACTGTCGGATCGGATAGAGGAAATTCTCGAATCAGTACCAGTTGTTAAAAAACAAGCTGAAATTGAAATTTAG